The following are from one region of the Halogeometricum sp. S3BR5-2 genome:
- a CDS encoding transcription initiation factor IIB, whose amino-acid sequence MERPSRQRQQEQEAEKGSEEHIACPECESTDIITDADQGELVCDDCGLVLDERQIDRGPEWRAFNHSERQSKSRVGAPITETMHDRGLTTTIDWKDKDAYGRSLSSEKRSQMHRLRKWQERIRTKDAGERNLQFALSEIDRMASALGVPRSVREVASVIYRRALNEDLIRGRSIEGVATSALYAACRQEGIPRSLDEVAEVSRVPQKEIGRTYRYISQELGLELKPVDPKQFVPRFASALGLSEEVQAKATEIIDVSAEQGLLSGKSPTGFAAAAIYAASLLCNEKKTQREVADVAQVTEVTIRNRYQEQIEAMGFR is encoded by the coding sequence ATGGAACGTCCGAGCCGCCAGCGTCAGCAGGAGCAGGAAGCGGAGAAGGGTTCCGAGGAGCACATCGCGTGCCCGGAGTGTGAATCCACGGATATCATCACGGACGCCGACCAGGGGGAGTTGGTGTGCGACGACTGCGGCTTGGTTCTCGACGAGCGTCAGATCGACCGCGGCCCGGAGTGGCGGGCGTTCAACCACTCCGAACGGCAGTCGAAGTCCCGCGTCGGCGCGCCCATCACCGAGACGATGCACGACCGCGGCCTGACGACGACGATAGACTGGAAGGACAAAGACGCCTACGGGCGGTCGCTCTCCTCGGAGAAGCGCTCGCAGATGCACCGCCTCCGCAAGTGGCAGGAGCGCATCCGAACGAAGGACGCGGGCGAGCGCAACCTCCAGTTCGCCCTCTCCGAAATCGACCGCATGGCCTCGGCGCTCGGCGTGCCGCGTTCGGTGCGAGAGGTCGCGTCGGTCATCTACCGCCGCGCGCTCAACGAGGACCTGATTCGCGGGCGCTCCATCGAGGGCGTCGCCACCTCCGCGCTGTACGCCGCCTGCCGACAGGAGGGCATCCCGCGCTCGCTCGACGAAGTCGCGGAGGTGTCCCGCGTCCCCCAGAAGGAGATCGGACGGACGTACCGCTACATCTCCCAGGAACTCGGTCTCGAACTGAAGCCCGTCGACCCCAAGCAGTTCGTCCCGCGCTTCGCCTCCGCCCTCGGTCTGAGCGAGGAGGTACAGGCGAAGGCGACCGAGATAATCGACGTCTCCGCCGAACAGGGCCTGCTCTCGGGTAAATCGCCGACGGGGTTCGCCGCGGCCGCAATCTACGCCGCCTCGCTGCTCTGCAACGAGAAGAAGACCCAGCGCGAGGTCGCCGACGTCGCGCAGGTGACGGAAGTCACCATCCGAAACCGGTACCAAGAGCAGATCGAAGCGATGGGCTTCCGCTGA
- the menD gene encoding 2-succinyl-5-enolpyruvyl-6-hydroxy-3-cyclohexene-1-carboxylic-acid synthase: MTAPNRNVLWAHALVDELAAAGVDAVCITPGSRSTPLTEAFADHDDVHVFSHLDERSSAFFALGRARRTGEVTPLVCTSGTAAANFHPAVIEASQSRVPLLVLTADRPPELRDSGANQTIDQEKLYGDAVRWYKDVAEPEATPRKLRSLRTTAARALAKATGTPAGPVHLNLPFKKPLEPVEVEGDVPADLPELAASGREEAFVSTTEGVPELDDDTLRDLADRLSEPRGLVVAGPADAPGVEREALAAFAHATGFPILADPLSGARFGGHVRVAPVIGGYDGFLDPSVTEPWPDPDVVFRVGASPTSKPLRKYLARVDAEQLVVDPAAGWREAEFTATDLVVADPSRLMGRLSRLLAGPGSPEWRRRWEDADATHESAVADAVDAAESEAFEGRVLADIFELAPDPATVFVSNSMPVRDADRFAAPSTKSLTVLGNRGASGIDGIVSTALGAGSATTDDLTLVTGDIAYYHDMNGLLAIGRADVDATVVVLNNDGGGIFHMLPIEKFDPPFTSQFKTPHGLDFEPSADLYGLSFARVDAEDRDGFREAYEAATASEGSHVIEVTSDAEASHGVREEIRERVVGELRE; the protein is encoded by the coding sequence ATGACCGCACCAAACCGAAACGTCCTCTGGGCGCACGCCTTGGTCGACGAACTCGCCGCCGCCGGCGTCGACGCCGTCTGCATCACGCCCGGAAGCCGTTCGACGCCCCTGACCGAAGCGTTCGCCGACCACGACGACGTCCACGTCTTCTCGCACCTCGACGAGCGTTCGTCCGCCTTCTTCGCCCTCGGGCGCGCGCGCCGCACGGGCGAGGTGACGCCGCTCGTCTGCACGTCCGGCACCGCCGCGGCGAACTTCCACCCCGCGGTAATCGAGGCGTCGCAGTCGCGCGTGCCGCTGCTCGTCCTCACGGCCGACCGCCCCCCGGAACTCCGCGACTCCGGGGCGAACCAGACCATCGACCAGGAGAAGCTCTACGGCGACGCCGTCCGCTGGTACAAGGACGTCGCCGAACCCGAGGCGACGCCCCGGAAACTCCGCTCGCTCCGGACGACGGCGGCCCGCGCGCTGGCGAAGGCGACGGGGACGCCCGCCGGACCGGTCCACCTCAATTTGCCATTCAAGAAGCCGCTAGAACCCGTCGAGGTGGAGGGCGACGTGCCCGCGGACCTGCCCGAACTCGCCGCCTCGGGGCGCGAGGAGGCGTTCGTGTCGACGACGGAGGGCGTCCCCGAACTCGACGACGACACGCTCCGCGACCTCGCCGACCGACTCTCCGAACCCCGCGGCCTCGTCGTCGCCGGCCCCGCGGACGCGCCGGGCGTCGAACGCGAGGCGCTGGCGGCGTTCGCCCACGCCACCGGCTTTCCGATACTCGCGGACCCCCTCTCGGGCGCCCGATTCGGCGGACACGTCCGCGTCGCGCCCGTAATCGGCGGGTACGACGGCTTCCTCGACCCCTCGGTGACCGAGCCGTGGCCCGACCCGGACGTGGTGTTCCGCGTCGGCGCCTCGCCAACCTCGAAACCGCTGCGGAAGTACCTCGCCCGCGTCGACGCCGAGCAACTCGTGGTCGACCCGGCCGCGGGGTGGCGCGAGGCGGAGTTCACCGCCACGGACCTCGTCGTCGCCGACCCCTCGCGCCTGATGGGTCGGCTCTCCCGTCTGCTCGCCGGTCCCGGCTCTCCGGAGTGGCGCCGCCGCTGGGAGGACGCCGACGCGACCCACGAGTCGGCCGTCGCCGACGCCGTCGACGCCGCCGAGTCCGAGGCGTTCGAGGGCCGCGTTCTCGCGGACATCTTCGAACTCGCACCGGACCCTGCCACAGTATTCGTCTCGAACTCCATGCCCGTCCGCGACGCCGACCGCTTCGCCGCGCCCTCGACGAAGAGCCTCACCGTCCTCGGCAACCGCGGCGCCTCCGGCATCGACGGAATCGTGTCGACGGCGCTCGGCGCCGGGTCGGCGACGACGGACGACCTGACGCTCGTCACCGGCGACATCGCCTACTACCACGACATGAACGGCCTCCTGGCTATCGGCCGCGCGGACGTCGACGCCACCGTCGTCGTCCTCAACAACGACGGCGGCGGCATCTTCCACATGCTTCCGATAGAGAAGTTCGACCCGCCCTTTACCTCGCAGTTCAAGACGCCGCACGGTCTCGACTTCGAACCGAGCGCCGACCTCTACGGCCTCTCGTTCGCCCGCGTCGATGCCGAGGACAGAGATGGGTTCCGCGAGGCGTACGAGGCGGCGACGGCGAGCGAGGGGTCGCACGTCATCGAGGTCACCTCCGACGCCGAGGCGAGCCACGGGGTCCGCGAGGAGATACGAGAGCGGGTCGTCGGCGAACTGCGCGAGTAA
- a CDS encoding flippase activity-associated protein Agl23: MSLGDAPDDAASRRRGVRLDGVAAAVAVLAAFGLLARLVDLGARPFHWDEARVGYWSLRYLEMGSFEYRPVAGGPLLYHLDRLVFALVGATDATARLPVAVLGAALPLCALLFRDRLDGAETLLFAALLAFSPLFVYYSRFLRGDVPLALFALAFVGFAVRAYDRRSRRDAYLGAVALALAFASSGFAAAYLLCWLAAGVLLLDQPSAVVDAGSSTRRQLAALRSRVAGRTGAAARASLLFLGTTVLCFAPRAGPHVDAGLWKPTTWHLVLYESTVGALWSFLGVRVLNRWPYWTHSLFPYVEAFVDTLLGAALPVVVAAVAVFLWNRYAGAARRPLLDGFAYWSAAAFAVLPVVTEVSAPWVAVHLLLPMSLLAAVGGAALLRRTVALADGTESDRERDAASVAAVCLLLLAVLAQTGAVTAAGVYGPSDRSNDLAQFAQPSDDLEPLYENATAVADGDPSTPEVLYVGEEYYTGWDPGNEFPPTVESWGNRLPLPWYFERAGADEVSAENATAVADRESVPPIVVTEPELANAVEGALGDGYERSTYRLGLWDRETVVFVRR, encoded by the coding sequence ATGTCTCTCGGAGACGCGCCGGACGACGCCGCGAGTCGTCGCCGCGGCGTCCGACTCGACGGGGTCGCCGCCGCCGTCGCCGTCCTCGCCGCGTTCGGCCTCCTCGCGCGCCTCGTCGACCTCGGCGCCCGCCCGTTCCACTGGGACGAGGCGCGCGTCGGCTACTGGTCGCTCCGCTATCTGGAGATGGGCTCCTTCGAGTACCGCCCCGTCGCCGGCGGCCCCCTCCTCTATCACCTCGACCGACTCGTCTTCGCCCTCGTCGGCGCGACGGACGCGACGGCCCGCCTGCCCGTCGCCGTCCTCGGCGCGGCGCTCCCGCTCTGTGCGCTCCTGTTCCGCGACCGACTCGACGGCGCCGAGACGCTGCTGTTCGCCGCGCTCCTCGCCTTCAGCCCGCTGTTCGTCTACTACTCGCGCTTCCTCCGCGGCGACGTCCCCCTCGCGCTGTTCGCGCTGGCGTTCGTCGGGTTCGCCGTGCGCGCCTACGACCGCCGGAGCCGACGCGACGCCTATCTGGGTGCCGTCGCCCTCGCCCTCGCGTTCGCCTCCTCCGGATTCGCCGCCGCCTACCTCCTGTGTTGGCTGGCGGCCGGCGTCCTCCTCCTCGACCAACCGAGCGCCGTCGTCGACGCCGGGTCGTCGACGCGCCGACAGCTCGCCGCGCTCCGCTCGCGCGTGGCCGGTCGGACCGGCGCCGCGGCGCGCGCGTCGCTCCTCTTCCTCGGAACGACCGTACTCTGCTTCGCCCCGCGCGCCGGCCCGCACGTCGACGCCGGCCTCTGGAAGCCGACGACGTGGCACCTCGTGCTGTACGAGTCCACCGTCGGGGCGCTCTGGTCGTTCCTCGGCGTCCGCGTGCTCAACCGCTGGCCGTACTGGACGCACTCGCTGTTCCCGTACGTCGAGGCGTTCGTCGACACCCTCCTCGGCGCCGCGCTTCCGGTGGTCGTCGCCGCCGTCGCCGTCTTCCTCTGGAACCGCTACGCCGGCGCGGCGCGCCGCCCCCTGCTCGACGGCTTCGCCTACTGGAGCGCGGCCGCGTTCGCCGTCCTCCCCGTCGTGACCGAGGTGTCTGCGCCGTGGGTCGCCGTCCACCTTCTCCTCCCGATGTCGCTCCTCGCCGCCGTCGGCGGCGCCGCCCTCCTGCGGCGCACCGTCGCCCTCGCCGACGGGACGGAGAGTGACCGAGAGCGCGACGCCGCGAGCGTCGCCGCCGTCTGCCTCCTCCTCCTCGCCGTCCTCGCGCAGACCGGCGCGGTGACCGCTGCGGGCGTGTACGGCCCCTCCGACCGCTCGAACGACCTCGCGCAGTTCGCCCAACCGAGCGACGACCTCGAACCGCTGTACGAGAACGCGACGGCCGTCGCCGACGGCGACCCCTCCACCCCCGAGGTGCTGTACGTCGGCGAGGAGTACTACACCGGTTGGGACCCCGGCAACGAGTTCCCGCCGACCGTCGAGTCGTGGGGCAACCGCCTCCCCCTCCCGTGGTACTTCGAACGCGCCGGCGCCGACGAGGTGAGCGCGGAGAACGCGACGGCCGTCGCCGACCGGGAGTCCGTCCCACCCATCGTCGTCACGGAACCGGAACTCGCGAACGCCGTCGAGGGCGCCCTCGGCGACGGCTACGAGCGGTCGACCTATCGGTTAGGACTGTGGGACCGCGAGACGGTCGTGTTCGTGCGGCGGTAG
- a CDS encoding UPF0058 family protein: protein MHKDELLELHEQMVIIKDHFAARENVDDGLFDPYDQLAVEPSHVHKSKSEHKHAVFVLGNALAAAMSEDEFSNAGRVGKRMEELAEDAESKL, encoded by the coding sequence ATGCACAAGGACGAACTCCTCGAACTTCACGAGCAGATGGTTATCATCAAAGACCACTTCGCCGCTCGCGAGAACGTGGACGACGGGTTGTTCGACCCGTACGATCAGCTCGCGGTGGAGCCCTCGCACGTCCACAAATCCAAGAGCGAGCACAAACACGCCGTCTTCGTCCTCGGTAACGCCCTCGCGGCGGCGATGAGCGAAGACGAGTTCTCCAACGCCGGCCGGGTCGGCAAGCGGATGGAGGAACTCGCCGAGGACGCCGAATCGAAGCTCTGA
- a CDS encoding rhomboid family intramembrane serine protease produces the protein MDVSGWVVVQRAGVVVAFVLAAAAVVAADRPSGRWGAALRRRFVLGVPWGSLLTLLGVLAVYLFVQGGLGHWYNPLTLPFRAWSYFYPLGVLTAAFAHNGPGHLVGNLVGAAAFAPLAEYAWGHFPRERGATSFGSWRTNPYVRAFVVFPAVVFVVGVLSAAFAIGPIIGFSGVVFAFAGFALVNYPFGTVVALAGGSVVRTVYTAVQTPQLTAGGRPAYITPWWADIAIQGHAFGLFVGVLLGAAVVRSRPRDARPSALRLWTATVIFGVQQSLWAVYWYRGGDTYVLYRAVGVGLVAVAAVVVTYTVVGSDRSVLEGAFDGAFAHRRWQAGAACLILVTGAMTGPAVVANLYTADDGGLPGETVTVRDYEVTYAEGVTNGMTAAVDVSAFGETTAVNTSGVVVRSEERGIWTTAVTKGRLAFGGRAAVVLGGVGWRETVYALRDGWTVTGGNTTYRVLLSHEGSARVVYTADPVRAGPVVGGRNVSVAAAPQGYYLRVTRENETVAARLPADNRSVTLDGLTFTREKRKLFVEYGENGETRLQIAKRETYK, from the coding sequence ATGGACGTTTCGGGATGGGTAGTCGTTCAGCGCGCGGGGGTCGTCGTCGCGTTCGTGCTCGCCGCGGCCGCCGTCGTCGCGGCCGACCGACCGTCGGGGCGGTGGGGGGCGGCGCTCCGGCGCAGGTTCGTCCTCGGGGTGCCGTGGGGCAGCCTCCTCACCCTCCTCGGCGTCCTCGCCGTCTACCTGTTCGTGCAGGGCGGCCTCGGCCACTGGTACAACCCGCTGACGCTGCCGTTCCGGGCGTGGTCCTACTTCTACCCGCTCGGCGTGCTCACCGCCGCGTTCGCGCACAACGGTCCCGGCCACCTCGTCGGCAACCTCGTCGGGGCGGCGGCGTTCGCCCCCCTCGCCGAGTACGCGTGGGGCCACTTCCCGCGCGAACGGGGGGCGACGTCGTTCGGGTCGTGGCGGACGAACCCGTACGTCCGCGCGTTCGTCGTCTTCCCCGCCGTCGTCTTCGTCGTCGGCGTGCTCAGCGCCGCGTTCGCCATCGGCCCCATCATCGGCTTCTCCGGCGTCGTCTTCGCCTTCGCGGGGTTCGCGCTCGTCAACTACCCGTTCGGCACCGTCGTCGCCCTCGCCGGTGGCAGCGTCGTCCGCACCGTCTACACGGCGGTGCAGACGCCGCAACTCACCGCCGGCGGTCGCCCCGCCTACATCACGCCGTGGTGGGCGGACATCGCGATTCAGGGGCACGCGTTCGGCCTCTTCGTCGGCGTTCTCCTCGGAGCCGCCGTCGTCAGAAGCCGACCGAGAGACGCCCGCCCGTCGGCGCTCAGACTGTGGACCGCGACGGTCATCTTCGGCGTCCAGCAGTCGCTGTGGGCGGTGTACTGGTACCGCGGCGGCGACACCTACGTGCTCTACCGCGCCGTCGGCGTCGGCCTCGTCGCGGTGGCGGCCGTCGTCGTCACCTACACCGTCGTCGGGTCGGACCGGTCCGTCCTCGAAGGCGCCTTCGACGGGGCGTTCGCGCACCGCCGCTGGCAGGCGGGCGCCGCCTGTCTCATCCTCGTCACGGGGGCAATGACCGGACCGGCCGTCGTCGCCAACCTCTACACCGCCGACGACGGCGGACTGCCGGGCGAGACGGTGACCGTCCGCGACTACGAGGTGACGTACGCCGAGGGCGTGACGAACGGGATGACCGCCGCCGTCGACGTGAGCGCGTTCGGCGAGACGACGGCGGTGAACACCTCCGGCGTCGTCGTCAGGAGCGAGGAGCGCGGCATCTGGACCACGGCGGTGACGAAAGGGCGACTCGCGTTCGGCGGCCGGGCCGCCGTCGTCCTCGGCGGCGTCGGCTGGCGGGAGACGGTCTACGCCCTGCGCGACGGGTGGACGGTCACCGGCGGCAACACCACCTACCGCGTCCTCCTGAGCCACGAGGGAAGCGCACGCGTCGTCTACACCGCCGACCCCGTGCGGGCCGGACCGGTCGTCGGCGGGCGGAACGTCAGCGTCGCGGCGGCCCCGCAGGGGTACTACCTGCGGGTGACGAGAGAGAACGAAACCGTGGCGGCGCGCCTGCCGGCGGACAACCGGTCGGTGACGCTCGACGGTTTGACGTTCACCAGAGAGAAGCGAAAGCTGTTCGTCGAGTACGGGGAGAACGGGGAGACGCGGTTACAGATAGCCAAGCGGGAGACGTACAAGTGA
- a CDS encoding lamin tail domain-containing protein: protein MRPRLLAFVAVLLVLGGCLGVAPSAPEAPRETPSPASEAATPAEQSVRVTVTEVVDGDTVKVRYADGSRDTVRLLGVDTPEVYGSNAPDEYEGVPDTAAGAACLDAAGENASAYAKARLSGERVRLVFDETSDRRGYYDRLLAYVHVDGESFNYALVESGHARLYESTFTERERYRAAEADARAARRGLWSCVDPSTSEPSETPSGSVTDAEIEVAEIHADATGNDNENPNDEYVVFRNEGEETVDLSGWSVVDAAGNDYAFPPGTRLEPGAELTLRTGSGTDGAGTVYWGRGSAVWNNGGDTIRLRDGDGAVVLERRY from the coding sequence ATGCGACCGCGCCTCCTCGCGTTCGTCGCCGTTCTCCTCGTCCTCGGCGGGTGTCTCGGCGTCGCGCCGTCCGCCCCGGAAGCGCCCCGAGAGACGCCGTCTCCGGCATCGGAGGCGGCGACGCCCGCCGAACAGAGCGTCCGCGTCACCGTCACGGAAGTAGTCGACGGCGACACCGTGAAAGTGAGGTACGCCGACGGGTCGCGCGACACGGTCCGTCTGCTGGGCGTCGACACTCCTGAAGTATATGGGTCGAACGCGCCCGACGAGTACGAGGGCGTCCCCGACACCGCGGCGGGGGCCGCCTGCCTCGACGCCGCCGGGGAGAACGCCTCGGCGTACGCGAAGGCGCGTCTCTCGGGCGAACGGGTGCGCCTCGTGTTCGACGAGACGTCGGACCGGCGGGGCTACTACGACCGCCTCCTCGCGTACGTCCACGTCGACGGCGAGTCGTTCAACTACGCGCTGGTCGAGTCCGGCCACGCGCGACTGTACGAGAGCACCTTTACCGAACGTGAACGTTACCGCGCCGCCGAGGCCGACGCCCGTGCGGCCCGACGCGGCCTCTGGTCGTGCGTCGACCCCTCGACGTCGGAACCGTCCGAGACGCCGTCGGGGAGCGTCACCGACGCCGAGATAGAGGTCGCCGAGATTCACGCGGACGCGACCGGCAACGACAACGAGAACCCGAACGACGAGTACGTCGTCTTCCGGAACGAGGGCGAGGAGACGGTCGACCTCTCGGGGTGGTCCGTCGTCGACGCCGCGGGCAACGACTACGCCTTCCCGCCGGGGACGAGACTCGAACCGGGCGCGGAACTCACGCTCAGGACCGGGAGCGGAACCGACGGCGCGGGGACGGTGTACTGGGGGCGGGGGTCGGCGGTGTGGAACAACGGCGGCGACACGATACGACTGCGGGACGGCGACGGCGCCGTGGTGCTGGAGCGTCGGTATTAG
- a CDS encoding METTL5 family protein: MATKAALETQLSVVAGFENPRVELEQYPTPPTLAAHVVHVADLNGDVEGKTVVDLGTGTGMLALGAALRGPARVVGVDVDAEALDTARENRVRVGTTTPIHWVRGDATRAPLCVDEPATVLMNPPFGAQRGREHVDRAFLETASSLADVSYSVHNEGSQEFVEAFAADEGGEVTHAFRATFSLDRQFDFHDAETKEIDTEVYRIEWR, encoded by the coding sequence ATGGCGACGAAGGCAGCGCTGGAGACGCAACTCTCCGTCGTCGCCGGCTTCGAGAACCCGCGGGTCGAACTCGAACAGTACCCGACGCCGCCGACGCTCGCCGCCCACGTCGTCCACGTCGCGGACCTCAACGGCGACGTCGAGGGGAAGACGGTGGTGGACCTCGGAACCGGAACGGGGATGCTCGCCCTCGGCGCCGCCCTCCGCGGCCCCGCCCGCGTCGTCGGCGTCGACGTGGACGCGGAGGCCCTCGACACCGCCCGCGAGAACCGCGTCCGCGTCGGCACGACGACGCCCATCCACTGGGTCCGCGGCGACGCCACGCGCGCGCCCCTGTGCGTCGACGAACCCGCGACGGTGCTGATGAACCCGCCGTTCGGAGCTCAGCGCGGCCGCGAGCACGTCGACCGGGCGTTTCTGGAGACGGCGTCGAGCCTCGCGGACGTCTCCTACTCCGTCCACAACGAGGGGTCGCAGGAGTTCGTCGAGGCGTTCGCCGCCGACGAGGGCGGCGAGGTGACCCACGCCTTCCGCGCGACGTTCAGCCTCGACCGGCAGTTCGACTTCCACGACGCGGAGACGAAGGAAATCGACACCGAGGTGTACCGCATCGAGTGGCGCTGA
- a CDS encoding ribbon-helix-helix domain-containing protein yields the protein MPKVNISVPEHLEMQIAQLVEQGEFMSREEAIEELLSTGIRAFKTSGPMDEDDHLEDDGMMGHEDEYVF from the coding sequence ATGCCGAAAGTCAACATCAGCGTACCCGAACACCTCGAGATGCAGATCGCACAGCTCGTCGAACAGGGTGAGTTCATGAGCCGCGAAGAGGCCATCGAGGAACTCCTCTCGACGGGCATCCGGGCGTTCAAGACGAGCGGTCCGATGGACGAGGACGACCACCTCGAAGACGACGGGATGATGGGACACGAGGACGAGTACGTCTTCTGA
- a CDS encoding isochorismate synthase: protein MASLRTDEAETHLVSRSVPVSAPSFRAVLDAAEAPRTVWSAPDEATVVGEGAAATVTADGPNRFDRVREAAEELFSSGDVHAGTEAARPRLFGGFAFHADSAHGPPWEGFPGARFVFPRVQVTYTDDGAWLTVNAVGPDADSEAVEERLDRERERIASLPDAGPVADPPGVVDRRRTTARDDWNASVDAAVDRIRAGDLLKVVLAQALEVDLEAPLSVPDVLERLGDAYPECYRFLVEPEPEPDPESGPESDAAADRPQASFFGATPERLVSLRGRTVETDALAGTTGRGETPAEDEWLAQELLNDEKNVHEHELVAETVREQLAPFASSVNAPERRVKRLATVQHLWTPVTATLSENEHVLSLVEALHPTPAVGGLPPETALETIRDTEPFDRGWYAAPVGWIDAAGYGTFAVALRSAVARGDVATLFAGVGVVEDSDPDREWDEVQLKYRALLDELER from the coding sequence ATGGCATCGCTGCGGACCGACGAGGCGGAGACGCACCTCGTCAGTAGGTCGGTCCCCGTGTCGGCACCGTCGTTTCGCGCCGTCCTCGACGCCGCCGAGGCGCCGCGGACCGTCTGGTCGGCCCCGGACGAGGCGACAGTGGTCGGAGAGGGCGCCGCCGCGACGGTGACCGCCGACGGCCCGAACCGGTTCGACCGGGTGCGCGAGGCCGCGGAGGAACTGTTCTCCTCGGGCGACGTCCACGCCGGCACCGAGGCCGCCCGGCCCCGCCTGTTCGGCGGGTTCGCGTTCCACGCCGACAGCGCGCACGGGCCGCCGTGGGAGGGGTTCCCCGGCGCCCGCTTCGTCTTCCCGCGCGTGCAGGTGACGTACACCGACGACGGCGCGTGGCTCACGGTCAACGCCGTCGGTCCGGACGCGGATTCGGAGGCCGTCGAGGAGCGCCTCGACCGCGAACGCGAGCGAATCGCGTCGCTCCCGGACGCCGGCCCCGTCGCGGACCCGCCGGGTGTCGTCGACAGGCGGCGGACCACGGCCAGAGACGACTGGAACGCGAGCGTCGACGCCGCCGTCGACCGCATCCGCGCGGGCGACCTACTGAAAGTAGTGCTCGCGCAGGCGCTCGAAGTGGACCTGGAGGCCCCGCTCTCGGTTCCGGACGTGCTGGAACGCCTCGGCGACGCCTACCCCGAGTGCTACCGCTTCCTCGTCGAACCGGAACCGGAACCGGACCCCGAATCCGGACCGGAGTCCGACGCCGCGGCCGACCGTCCGCAGGCGTCGTTCTTCGGCGCGACGCCGGAGCGACTCGTCAGCCTCCGCGGCCGGACCGTCGAGACGGACGCGCTGGCCGGAACGACCGGTCGCGGCGAGACGCCCGCCGAGGACGAGTGGCTGGCGCAGGAGCTGTTGAACGACGAGAAGAACGTCCACGAGCACGAACTCGTCGCCGAGACGGTCCGCGAACAACTCGCCCCGTTCGCCTCGTCGGTGAACGCCCCCGAACGCCGCGTCAAGCGCCTCGCCACCGTCCAGCACCTCTGGACGCCCGTGACGGCGACGCTCTCGGAGAACGAGCACGTCCTCTCGCTCGTGGAGGCGCTCCACCCGACGCCCGCCGTCGGCGGCCTGCCGCCGGAGACGGCCTTGGAGACCATCCGCGACACCGAACCGTTCGACCGGGGCTGGTACGCCGCGCCCGTCGGTTGGATAGACGCCGCGGGCTACGGCACGTTCGCCGTCGCCCTGCGCTCGGCCGTCGCCCGCGGCGACGTGGCGACGCTGTTCGCCGGCGTCGGCGTCGTCGAGGACTCCGACCCCGACCGCGAGTGGGACGAGGTCCAACTGAAGTACCGCGCCCTCCTCGACGAACTGGAACGCTGA
- a CDS encoding sulfite oxidase-like oxidoreductase codes for MSQDVTGLYEEFGDDRLPPGQRETSRFPVLSKSGTPSWDREDWTFEAWGAVEEELALSYEEFRDLPSETQIQDFHCVTGWSKFDCEFTGVTFPTLAEAAGVRDGVDGRSSSGDRTTSGNAEHVMFHALDGYTTNLPLEDCMREEVMFVYDYDGEPLPADHGGPLRVVTPHKYAYKGAKWVSGVEFLTEAERGYWEKRGYSNTANPWNEERYS; via the coding sequence ATGAGTCAGGACGTGACGGGCCTCTACGAGGAGTTCGGAGACGACAGGCTCCCGCCGGGTCAGCGCGAGACGTCCCGGTTTCCGGTGCTGTCGAAGAGCGGCACGCCGTCGTGGGACCGCGAGGACTGGACGTTCGAGGCGTGGGGCGCCGTCGAGGAGGAACTCGCCCTCTCCTACGAGGAGTTCCGCGACCTCCCTTCGGAGACGCAGATACAGGACTTCCACTGCGTCACCGGGTGGTCGAAGTTCGACTGCGAGTTCACGGGCGTCACGTTCCCGACGCTGGCGGAGGCGGCGGGCGTCCGCGACGGTGTCGACGGGCGGAGCTCGTCGGGCGACCGGACTACGTCCGGTAACGCCGAGCACGTCATGTTCCACGCGCTGGACGGCTACACGACGAACCTTCCCCTCGAAGACTGCATGCGCGAGGAGGTCATGTTCGTCTACGACTACGACGGCGAACCGCTCCCCGCCGACCACGGCGGCCCCCTCCGCGTCGTCACTCCGCACAAGTACGCCTACAAGGGCGCCAAGTGGGTCTCCGGCGTCGAGTTCCTCACCGAGGCCGAACGCGGCTACTGGGAGAAGCGCGGCTACTCGAACACGGCGAACCCGTGGAACGAGGAGCGGTACAGCTAA